TCGTTGTTCTTAGCCAacccatattttaaaagatttaatacGGATGATTTAATCTTGCTTTTGATTTTCCTTTAGAACAGCAAGTACTTTTCCCTTTATCCCTCTGTTTACACAAAGGATTTACTTCTATTACAAGCCATAAACTCTAGAAATGAAATACCTGAGCAATAATCGCATCAGGTTAATAAGTTTTATAATGCATTCAGGATCTGGTATGAAAACCTTGCTCTTAATAAAAATCCTCTTTAAATTCCAACTGGTTCATGCCAGTGCTCTAGAATACAATTGTTGGTGATTGAATTGGAATTCTTATGGTATATttcctttagaaaagaaaaaataaactacaacATGCATATGGACATAAATGACTAATTCTTAGCAGGTTGAAATGAAAAAAGGACAGTGATTcagattccttttaaaaattctgggaGAATTGATAGGATGTGAATTAAGTGCTTGTTTTCCTTAGAGGGCAAGTTAGGGATTCCGTCTCCCGCCGACTACCTTCTAGCCTCAGGCATGGATATCCCCCACAGCCCTTGGAACAGCAATTACAAGTTGAAGAAAACACACGATGAAgagttatttccttctttcaaacCCAAACCTCCTTCAACCCTGAGATATTCCACCTCATCAATATTGCTTTCATTCTGAGAAATGCTCCAAAAAGACTCTCTTCTCCACGTGAAAGCAAAAGGCTGAGGTGTCTAACAAAATCTGGAACTTCTTTTAGATTCTCTGTGtctaaaatttcccccaaattctttGTCTTGACAAAGAACTGCCCTCAACGCCTCCAACTACTTACTCGTTTCTGAGCACGGCTAACACCCCAGCATCTTTTCTTATAGTCAAAACCAGGGAGAGATTTTTAGAACTCATGCCCACATGGTGGATTGTTTTGCAAAAACTTGATGGTTTCAGGAGGAACAGGAGTTTCTGTGGCAGCCTAGTGTGCCTAGCTTCTGTGATAATTAGCCTACCCACTAGATAGAGAGCTTGACACAGGTGGAGAAGCACACTTCGAGATCTTTCTTGCATCTTCAGCTTAGTTTTAaagttcttctcttcctcccctccttagAAACAGAACTGCAACTCTGCATGGTTTTCAAGCAGATTTATACAGTGCTCGCTTaaagggacagaaggaaaaaatatgagaTGTCGTTCCTCCCCTCAAAGAGCTCACAATCTAGTAACCACATTGTGGTTAATAAACCAAGTAAACCTGCAAAGCAATACATTAATACACTAAATACACTATTTCACTAAGGACTAAATTGTGTTATCACAGGGTAGCTTCCATTTACATCATATGTTACAGCATCCGAAGCACCTGCACATGTGCTTGCTCCCTTGATGCTCGCCTATACGCTGCGAGATAGGACGGGTATTATTATGTCCAATTTACGATTAGAGGCAGCTTTGGAGGAGATAGATGacttaaaaatcacataatcagtAGGCAGAAGAACTGAGATTAGAACCTAGGTTTTCTGACTTTAGACTCAGGTTCTTTGTAGTCCAGAACTGCTCTATGCTGGAAGTAACTAGTACTTCATACAAATAAagaccttgaaaaaaaaaagaaactttgagaggTTGAGATCACACAGATTTAGAACTCTGAGCTTCTGAAGCCTAATTCCATGATCTTTCTACTGTATCTCTCATCCTGCAGGGAAAAGTAGCATGATTTTCAAAGTTCCCCATCATCGCCCCCAACTCCAGCAGGGCATCTGCACAACTCCGGGGGACATCACAGTCCATGGAGTTGTGTTCCAGGGCAACCACTCACATAGTACATATAGATCCCACATGGGATACAGAGAATGGTGCCCCCGGGCACCttgttttttttctataaaagaaaaatgctggGCCAGATAATTTCTGATCTTCTTTCCGTCTTGAAAGGCATTTGACTTCTCTGATATGGTAGAAAGTGGGAAGCCATGGAAGATTTGTGAGCTGTGGTGACATGAGGAACCAGGTATTTAAGGAGTACTGGTATGGAGGATGGATGGGCATGGGAAAAGCCTGGAAGGGGAAAGCACCACAGGAAGGGTCTCCCAGTAATCTAGGAATGAGATGGGAAAGGGTAGACTGGGATGGCAGAATCGGGAAGGAAAAGATTAACACAGGAACCATTTGTGAAGGAAAATCCAAGAGCATTTGGTCATTGACTGGATTGAGAAACGGCCCCAGAACATCAGACCTGAGTGACTGACTCATGGGAAAGAAAGGCAATTCCCCCTGGCCTGAGGGGAATGAGAATTCAGCATTGTCTTCTTTGTGTTTGACTGACAGCGAAGCACCAAAATGGAAAAGTCCAGCactcattggggaaaaaaagaacaagaagtcATGTTAGGCTACAGAACTGGAGATACGTGACAGTCATCAGCTCAAGGGAAACAATTAACGGTCCtgagaaaataaataggaaagttTTTGTAATGCATTAGCTAAAGAGTGTTTTTCGGTTTTATAGCTAAAGAAACAAAAGCCAAGAGACACTAATGAAATGACCTCACCTCTTTTTAAGAAGTGAATGGAATGGAATCTACTCATATATTTTATAAGACatgttttaatgaaaagaaataaacgTCTATTACAGCAATTGAAGACAGACTACAGGGCCTTTGGCATTCTGACATATTTCTTTCTAGATTCGCATCTATTCTCTTAGCCCCGAGTGCATCACTCTGGCCATTTTGTACTGGGTCAAAGTAGCTAAGctggaactacatttcccagaattccctccCCTGTGTAGTTCTGGGTGAGGGTTGGCAGGAAGAGAAACTAGCATGAGATTTAAAAGTCCAAAGTGACACTCAGCCCTGTGCTTGGGGGTTTGGTGCCCTGGACAGCAGTGCAGTTTGGACACACTGTTATGATCTGCTGGTTCTCCTTGCTGGCGTGGGGGAGCAGCTAGTGTGCCCAGATTGCCTCTTCCAACTTCTTGGCAAAGCTGTGTGGAGGACGACACCAGCTTTTCTGTAGGTGGCCCACATCGTTAGAACTGACGCGGTGAGACAGATGtgggttccagtttcttcttaCAAAGTCCAGTTTGTCCTAGCAGGGTCCCTTGTCTTTGCTCCCCTCTGCTCTGAGTCCAGCTTTTCCGCCACCTACCCTGCTGACCTGCAGAGACGTCAGGCTGCCACCAGATGCAGAGGCCACAGGCTTCCATGGTCTCCACCCGCTTTTCCCTGTGGCCCTGATTAGTgacttcctccttttcctctaacCATCCCCTTCTTGATCTTTGCTTTCTCAGTGGCTGCCACAATTATGTGCTGTCCAATCCCTGTAAGAAATTCCTTGTCTCATATCACTCacagtggtttttcttttctgataaaatTGCTCACACTGTCTTCTTATCCAGGCCTTTCTACACCCAGCCTCCCTTTAATTGACTGTACTTTGTGCATTTCACCTATTCTCAAGGGATCATTAGCTATCAGAAAAtgatgatgaaattttaaaatgcaccttGGTATTTCTAAACATCTGGGATGATACACTGAGAGCCAGTGTTAAAGCACAGGCTACGGGGAGGCCTGGAGACACTACGGAGAGGCTTCCGGTACCTGGTCTGAAAGCCTCCACAGCACCTAGAAGTGCCCAGTTCCTGCTGttaaaagagagggagagaaactcTTATCTTGTTTAAGGCACtgctatttggggtctttgtcATAGCCGTGCTTGAATTCTAACCAATATACACATTGATCACTATTTGAATCAAGTTCAGTTATTCAAGTAAATGCACACCAAAACCTTCTGcattcttgtcatttattttcctccttctccaccctGCAGCTCAGCCTTATGAAAAAGGTACCTGCTCACTCACCTAGCAGAGCTTTGGAAAAGGAGAGATTGTCTCTATCTTTTTATCAAATGCAGAGTGGCCCATTGAATAGCCTCATGCAATGGACAATGATACactattttcattcttatttcaaATGTATCTTCAAGGAGAGGACTGAACTAACAATTATCAGTTACTCGCAACACCAACACAGTTCTGCCTATTCCTGTCTTGGACATTTCAGAAGACAAgagatgttttcatttatttgagcaagtcccttaacttctctgagatacagtgtcttcatttataaaatctgGTGAATTCTTTCTTCCCAAGCTTGTCgtgaagataaaatgaagtactccaaaatatgtaaaaagttcCTAGCACAGTGTTTGACATAAGAGgtatcaataaatattagttgaatctaaaacttaaattatatttttttaaaaaattagcggAGAACACTATATGAGGAATTCTAAAAGGTAGATAACAAACAGCCTCCCATCATTTTCTTCCAAAATCAGACTGAGTTTCCTGAAAAGGGGAAATCTTGCTCTAATACAATAATGTATCAAATGATATGTGAGTGACTGAGAATTTACTGCACTTCTCAGAGTtacccagaaaacaaaagagaagaagagTAGGATGAGCTTGGGAGGACTCTTACCATGAAGAGGTTGGTTCTGAAGTTTAAGTTCAGTGTCTCTCATAATATAATGTGTGCCATGTTCTGACCTCTGCCAACCTGAGAGGTTctctgaatgaaaacaaaaagagcatCCTTTTCTTAGATTCTTTGTTGGTTCTTGATGTTTCAAAAGATTAGATCAAGAAAATGATtgtagaaagaaaatacatttagtTCTAGGGTGAACAgatgtggggggggggtagggaaGATGCTGGCCAGGTAACTCAGTGGAACAGTAAATACCACCTGAAGTTTATCACAGGAGCAAAGCTTATTGTACTTACTGATACAGAAAGGGTCACAGACAAGGTTAAGTTGTTCCTTGGTACAAGTTGGCATTCATATCTTGCCCTTCTAATAGACTTTAGAGTTTCTGAaaataacaatgtaaaaaaaTGTGCTTACTCAAATTTCATTAGATTTATGTTATCAGAGGAGCTATGCATGTATTGTTATTGACTGAATGTTTATGGCTCCTCAAAAGTCATATGTTAAAACCCTAATCCTCAGTGTGGTGATATttagagatggggcctttgggacgTAATTAGATCATGAGAGTGGTGCTTCCATGATGGGGTAGTTACCTGATGAGAAGAGACACAAAAGACCTAGTTTGCttgctctctctcactctcccctccAGAGAGCAAACAATCTGCCATCTACAAACCAAAGAGGGCCCCACCAAGAACTGAATCTCCTgccaccttgattttgaactttccagcctccatactgtgaaaaataaatgtttgttgtctaAGCCATAGCAACTCAAACTGGTTAAGACAAATATCTCACAGGTCCACACCCAAGATAGCTGAATCTTGACATAATGGTAGAAACCTGTTTCCAGAAACCTACTCACTAATGATGTTTATcattttcagtcttaaaaagcAAGCTCAAGGTCCAGGAACAAGCCAGAGAGATCAGAGGCTGATAGCATTGTAGTGTTTGCTCTGTCTGCCCCTGCagagttttacagagaaatctgtcTACTCATGGTGCCAAAGGAAGGGACAGTCTCTGGTCATCCGTGTTTTAGATCATGTGGTCCAATCTTTCCACAGCTGATTGGATGAGAACAATCGTTTATGACTTGGCACAGCAAAGATCAGAGTCGATCAGATTTCCTGTCAGGAATTTGAATGAATCAATATCTAGAGACTGATCTCACTTAGAAATGGGAGTAGAAACTgagagatgaggaaacggagTTGGAGGAGAGGCTGTATGGGCCACGTGCAAATCCAGTTACTAATTAACTGAGATTAAGCAGGCCCAACCTGCTGCTCCTGGCCAGAAAGAAGCAGACACTGGGGGCACAGCTCAATCCATTCAACCATTCGATTGTAATCATCTTGAAGACAGGGACAATACCTGTCTTGTTCATTACTGTTTCCCTAGCATTGAGCATTGATCctggttattaaaaaaattagtcacTCAGTACATATCGTCTGAATGAATAGTTAACAGTGGATCACTAGAGCAAGCCCTTCCAGAAGCACAGTCCGGTGCCAGCACCAGAAACCTATGGCCATGCGATTCCTTCTCCTTCCACACagcctatgttttcttattgttCCTGAACATCCAACATGTCCCTTCATTTGAGCAAATCTGTCTGCTCCTTGATCATTGCAAACAAAAGTTACAATACCAACTCTGTAAGAGAGGaaagtgaggaggaaggaaggggagggagaggaatgaGAGGTGATGGTGGGAGTTAAGGGTGGTAGACGGAAACCACCCTTGATTTTTAAGCACATCATTTTCTAGAGAGATGTAAAAAACCTCACAACTTCCCTACAGAGAGGATTAGACTCTGCATGTgaggtgaaaaatgaaagaactgcaACACACAAACTATTCAAGCAAATTCTAGAGAGTTTGCTCAAGAGAAGTGTTTTAACTTTGTCTTTGGAACAGACTGACTATatcaaatcaaaccaaaaccGTTCGTACTGTGTTCCATGGGTACTCCTTGACTCCCCTTCTCCTGTTTAAGAGGCAGAGTAAAGTATCCTGGGGGGTTACTCTAGTGATCAAATGTACTTAAAGAAATAATGCATCTTCTTACCtgtaataatttcttttaaattcctttcttcttcattattACTGGAATGCATCATGCACTCACTATTGTGTCTTTTTTGTTAAGGGGGGAGGTAAGTAgatatattgatttatttaattttttagaggaggtactggggattgaacccaggaccttgtgaaagCTAAAcacaccctctaccacttgagctatcccctcccctccactatTGTGTCTTTAAGGAAatctaaacactttttttttcttccacttatgAAAAAACTCAGAATGATATGAAGGGAAATGTTGTCCCAGCAAACTTTGCTTTCATAAAACAATATATTCTCTTGGGCAATAAGTATCTTTCAGAGTCTGATTCATTCCCAATCAATTGGTATTAAAGTATCCTCATGTGACAGATAATGAGAAACGAATCCTTGCTTGAGTACTAGCCCTGCACATTTCCCAAAGCAGAGATAAGCCAAATGTACTTTCCTCATCAACAGAAACATCAGGTGGCCAATATTATCCCCATCTTGCTTCTGGTAGTTCTATGTATGAAGTACTATAATGGCAGGAGGATGCTTTGATTGGTCAAAAGTAATACACGACATTCAtaagggcagagaaggaaggaatgaaaaattaaatacttacttGGTCCTAGCCCAATTGAAAATGCAGCAACATAAACAAGCAAGCTGGCTAAGGACAGCCACTTCAAAAAAGCTGGGACATCGGCAGCGTCTGTGACCATCTGGTACTCAGTTTGGCTTAGTCCAGCATTTGGTGAGGATGCCAAGGTCATCTCTCCTCTCTTATCCATGTCATTTCTTGTGGGCATTAGTGAGCTTCTGCTGTGGGAAGTCATCCCCTTAAAGGATTCTCTAAGACTGTCGTTGCTGGCTGACAGGTTACCTGGTCCATAAAACACAGACTCATCCAAGGATTGGTTGATAGGACTATGGTGTCTGCAGATATTGGTGAAGTTCACGTGGATTTTGAGATTCACAGTGCCCATGGTCACCAGTGAAACTGCCATCACAGAGGAGCCGACACAGAGGAAGGTTTTGCTCCCAACGTGGTCTACAAGAAGGGTGGCCGGGATGGTGCTGATGACCTTGACAACCCCAACCCCCGTGGAGGCGAGGCTAGCTGCCTCATTGCTCTGGAAGCCAACGGACTTCAAAACAGTTGATGCATAGAACAATATGTTTGGCTGCCCAGTGACTTGCACAAAAAATACCAGTGTTAAGCCTATCATTACTCGAGCCCTCATGTTGTCCTTGGAACGAAACAGATCCCAAAAACTATACTGATATTCATCTTTCAGGGAAGACTTTATCACAGTGAGTTCCTCCGTCGTATCGGAGATGGCTCTCAACTTTCCGAGAACCTTGCTAGCAGCTTCCTCGTGTCCCTTCATCACCAGAAACCGAGGACTCGGAGGAAGAAAATACATGGCAATCGCTTGCAAAACTCCCAAAGGAATGACAAGGCCGAACATGTACTTCCAGCCGTGGGAAACATTGGCAAAAGCGTAATTTGAGATGTAGGCAAAAAGAATGCCGATGACGATCATCAGTTCGTTCAGTGACACAAGAAGGCCTCTTCGGTGTTGGGGAGCAATTTCCGCGATGTACACGCAAGTGGCGATGGAAGAGAGTGAAATGGAAACCCCTATAGCGATGCGTCCCACTATCAGAGTTGTGTAAGATAAGCTGAGGATCAAGACTAGGCTTCCAAGTCCAAGCAGGCAGGACGACAAGATGATGGCGGCCCTCCTTCCATACTTGTCAATCAGGACCCCTCCGACGAGAGAGGCCAGTAAAGCCCCAACGAGGAGGGAGCTCACAACCATCTCCTGCTCGTGGCAGGTCAGGGCTAAAAGGGTTCTTATCTGAAGGAGAGCCCCGGAGATGAGCCCGAGTTCATACCCCACCAGGAAACCGCTGACAGCAGCCGTGACAGAGGACAGGAGAGTAAACACCCCGCAACctaggagcagagaggagaaatgggTCAGTTCTGAATTGGTCGGATGCAGACTTAACCTTGTGTAACTACAATTTTCCTAGTGCTGAGTATAAACACACCTATACTTATAGTCATATAATACACTAATCAAAGCACGAttacataaagaaggaaaaaatcctttttctttcattcttggGAGACAAAGGGATGGAGACATTTAGAGAgttatttccttccatttgtgATTTGCTTTTGGTTTTAGTTTCGAGCAGACAGATATGCAAGATAAGCAGATGATAGATGATGAGAATTGAACAAACAAGAACACAGTTTTGTTCCTGCCTTGGCGCTGGATCAGAAACTCAGCCAGCCTGGTTTCTTGGGTCCCACTCTCCAAGGCAAACCGTTGAGGGCAGGATAGCAGGGAGGAGCCTCCACAAGGGCTACAGTCCACACTGTGTAACCTGGGGGAAAATGAAGCACAGTCTCCCAGAAACCTGCCCTCTTGTCTCCTTGTgacacagggaagaacaaatctgacacCACACGAGATCTGTTcttttggctctaaccctgtgctctatttcctgtgcttagtcaagCTAGTTCTGCACCTTtggtaaaagaatgttgcctatagcctgaaatatgcaggagagcccattctcaagcctctgacctttaagggtataatactctcccattcatacagagattaaaaagttgcagaacagagaataacatttgtcttgttggaggtttacaggaacatcatgacctgacctaggtgGACAGCTTCAAAAACAGGATTCCGTCACcaggaagtttgcaacaaccaaccacacccttcccctttttagtataaaaggagcttgaattctgacttgggtaagatggttctccaagatgTTAGTCCCCtgtcttctcggtctgctggctttccatataaagtcattattccttgcctcAACCCTTCATCTCCTGATTTCTTGGCTTGTGCTGAGGCAAGccgaatgagtttggactcggtaacacttGGCCACAATCAGGTTACCATTGACTTTTGCTGAAACATGTGAGCGTGttgggggaggctgggctgtgtcagaaaggagggaggagtgggTGCAGAGCCGGGACCAGTCAATACCCATGACTCACTCTgagtgaggaggaaggggcaTTTGACATGGGGAAGAACAAGAGGGACTTCGTATTGTTCCAGTCTTTCCAGGttaaaatctgaaggaaaatggcaaaatgttaacagtcaTCAATTTTCAGTGGTAGGTACCCAAGTGCTTGTTGCATATTCGTAACTTGTCAAAACAGaggctaaaagaaataaaaagtagaggGAAGAGTATCATGGGCAGAGGATGCAGTAGTTTCCAGGGCCTGAGCTCAGGGAAGCTCTCGCCGTGTTTCAGGAACTGTCAGGTGCCAAGCCACATGTGGGGCACAGCAGGAGcgtggagagggaggtgggagagggcatCAGGGTACATGGGTAGGCACAGAGGGGGCACTTCATGCAGGACCTGACCTGGCCAGTCACAGTGACAACTTTTTACTGCATTCACAGTACAGTGGGGTCAATGCCCACTGGCCAGTAAGAGGGAAGACACTCCGAGTTTCTTGCTGCTGGGGAGAGACTAGTCCTTTGAGGGGCAAGACTGGTAGCAGGGAGTAGTTTGTCACCTTAGTCTTGACAAGAGATGGAGCTAGATTAGACTTGGGTGTAAGGAGTGGAACTGGTGATGAGCAGACAGATTCAAGATTTAATtggtggggagggaatagctcagtggtagagtgtgtgcttggcatgcatgaggtcctgggttcaatccttagtacttccattaaaataataaaataattaactaattaattaattaacccaATTATACCCtttaccccccaaaacaaattaaaacaaaccccaaaatgTGTTAATTTGGAAGTTAAAATGATGAGACTTGCTCATGAGCTGGCAGTGGATGGTAAGGAAGTGGGTCAGAgcctacatacatatacatatatacctgaatcactgtgctgtacagcagatattaacacaacattgGCTAatcaactataactcaatagaaagaaagaaaagaaagaaaagaaagaaaggaaagaaaggaaagaaggaaagaaggaaagaaggaaagaaagaaaggaagaaaggaagaaaggaagaaagaaaggaagaaagaaaggatgaaagaaagaaagaaagaaaaggaaggaaggaaggaaaggaaggaaggaaggaaggaaaagaaagagaaaaattttaaagcaccgAATATTTAGATGGaggagcaaataaaaatgcaataatccacaacaaaataaaactgatgttTGAGCATTGTGAACACAAGCcattaaactgaaattaaatcagCAATTTATGCAGCTAATCACAAGACAAATATTTAACACCATTACACAGCAGGCATTTTCCTAGGTACTAGGAGATATCTCTGTATATCTCGCTATATATGTATCACAATGAAACAAAACATGTGGTTCTTGCCTGCCAGGAAACTGAACATTCTGGTGATAtctctattttctattatttattatacactgttttaattttcacttgcaaaaggACTTTTAAAGTACTCTCACACCCTCAATTTccacatattcttttttccccaggtgATCTTAAAATCCTCAACAACAAATGCTTCTACCACAAGGAGAACTGGGTCAAATTTTCACATTTGGATAGAATATTGTTTTGTAGCTCTTCTTgtcattgtttatctgtttgatGTGTTGATTAGGGTGTGTGCTTTGGCAACTGGTCTCCAATATTTGGATTGGAGAAATAAGTGATTGTGGAGGCAGGCTGAATGAGGCACCCCAGAAGCAGATTTAGAGGGACAGCGGGCAGCATGGGGATAAGGAGTCAAGGACATGGGGGAAGAGGTGCCAAAGCTGCGTGAGAAGCATAAGACGGTCTTTGCACCttgtccttctccttccccttcttagTTTCCCCCTTTTGTTAGATGGGAAATAGTGCTTCCCTACAAAAAGAAGACCCCTTGAGATACAAGAGTTCCTTCCTTTGATGCTCTATTATCCTACTTTAGAGAGAGTCTGAGGTGGTAGGATAAGGAGGAGAAGGGGTAATGGGTGAAGCAAGTCCCAAAGCCAGCTGCTTGTGGTCTGGGGGAAATATCTCCAGACAGAAGAGAGACTcagctttttcttctgctttctgggCTTAGCTTCATATGCTTAGTCCTTTTAGTCAGCATTCACAGGACACTGACAGACCAGGATGTGTGCAAAGGGTCTGGAAACCACCCTGGTTTGTCAATATCCCTCTTGAGATCCAGCAGCTAGCACTGAGTATAATTCTCTAGAGATATAACAAAATTGTTTCCATATGAATtgataaaaaatttctttttataaaattacaagtTAAAAAACTATATATCACagcattatctatctatctatctatccatccaaccaaccatccatccacccatccacccatccatctaggCAAGTTGTCttcaaaagcttaaaaaattgCAGGATATTCTGTGACCTTATTCCtacaagggagaaaggagggtgcCAACATAGGCTATATGCTACATAATTAAGTTAAgatcttcattttctgaattttatttgaaaggtATAGCTTCCCCATTATATACTTTAAAGGCTAGTGCCCCTAACTAGCTTCCCCACTCATGTCACAATGGCTGCTTATTACTGCTGAAATTCCATTGCAGTTCTCAAGTTGCTCATTCAGGATTTGGAATTCTAATTCATTGTGAAGTCTAGTCCCTAAAGCATCCGAGATTGTAAGACTGTGACATCTTAGGACTTACCCCAAGggtttggtgtttttcttttttttcttttctgtgtctactTTTTAGTTAATGATGATAGAAGCAAGATGTTAATGCCAGAAAGCAGAGATAACTTTTCCAAAAAATCTAAtggaaaacaagaggaaaaagagatgtTTGCCTAAACACAAATGTCGGAGTCTGGGGCAGCTGGGTGGACTGAGGAGAAGTCAGTGCTAAAGGAGAGAGTCGGGTGAGGAATCATAATTAGAGCCTTTTCAAAAAACACACAGCCCTGAGTTCAGCCTGTACTTAAGGTTCATGGTGAAGTTTAGCATTCCTGGCCATTTTGTTCCTGACCTTGCTTCACAAGGGCTCTTCCTTTTACATCCCTGTGTTCTCCCAAAGTGTCACAGGGAATTCTCAGCCTTTTGTGGACATCACAGAAGTAGAAACTGTCTGGAAATTTGCAAGTGGTACCCACAGGCTATT
This portion of the Camelus ferus isolate YT-003-E chromosome 8, BCGSAC_Cfer_1.0, whole genome shotgun sequence genome encodes:
- the SLC2A12 gene encoding solute carrier family 2, facilitated glucose transporter member 12 isoform X4 yields the protein MVPVENAEGPSLLKPKGRAAETNGSDRASGGRHPPWARGCGVFTLLSSVTAAVSGFLVGYELGLISGALLQIRTLLALTCHEQEMVVSSLLVGALLASLVGGVLIDKYGRRAAIILSSCLLGLGSLVLILSLSYTTLIVGRIAIGVSISLSSIATCVYIAEIAPQHRRGLLVSLNELMIVIGILFAYISNYAFANVSHGWKYMFGLVIPLGVLQAIAMYFLPPSPRFLVMKGHEEAASKVLGKLRAISDTTEELTVIKSSLKDEYQYSFWDLFRSKDNMRARVMIGLTLVFFVQVTGQPNILFYASTVLKSVGFQSNEAASLASTGVGVVKVISTIPATLLVDHVGSKTFLCVGSSVMAVSLVTMGTVNLKIHVNFTNICRHHSPINQSLDESVFYGPGNLSASNDSLRESFKGMTSHSRSSLMPTRNDMDKRGEMTLASSPNAGLSQTEYQMVTDAADVPAFLKWLSLASLLVYVAAFSIGLGPMPWLVLSEIFPGGIRGRAMALTSSMNWGINLLISLTFLTVTDLIGLPWVCFIYTIMSLASLVFVIVFIPETKGCSLEQISMELAKENYVKNNICFMSHHQEELVPKPLQKRKPQEQFSESKKLRGRRQPM
- the SLC2A12 gene encoding solute carrier family 2, facilitated glucose transporter member 12 isoform X2; translated protein: MVPVENAEGPSLLKPKGRAAETNGSDRASGGRHPPWARGCGVFTLLSSVTAAVSGFLVGYELGLISGALLQIRTLLALTCHEQEMVVSSLLVGALLASLVGGVLIDKYGRRAAIILSSCLLGLGSLVLILSLSYTTLIVGRIAIGVSISLSSIATCVYIAEIAPQHRRGLLVSLNELMIVIGILFAYISNYAFANVSHGWKYMFGLVIPLGVLQAIAMYFLPPSPRFLVMKGHEEAASKVLGKLRAISDTTEELTVIKSSLKDEYQYSFWDLFRSKDNMRARVMIGLTLVFFVQVTGQPNILFYASTVLKSVGFQSNEAASLASTGVGVVKVISTIPATLLVDHVGSKTFLCVGSSVMAVSLVTMGTVNLKIHVNFTNICRHHSPINQSLDESVFYGPGNLSASNDSLRESFKGMTSHSRSSLMPTRNDMDKRGEMTLASSPNAGLSQTEYQMVTDAADVPAFLKWLSLASLLVYVAAFSIGLGPMPWLVLSEIFPGGIRGRAMALTSSMNWGINLLISLTFLTVTDLIGLPWVCFIYTIMSLASLVFVIVFIPETKGCSLEQISMELAKENRKKPRSLWSFRSSENVSGDGWGGLTDFGFHSKRNRKLLRNYVKNNICFMSHHQEELVPKPLQKRKPQEQFSESKKLRGRRQPM
- the SLC2A12 gene encoding solute carrier family 2, facilitated glucose transporter member 12 isoform X5, with protein sequence MVPVENAEGPSLLKPKGRAAETNGSDRASGGRHPPWARGCGVFTLLSSVTAAVSGFLVGYELGLISGALLQIRTLLALTCHEQEMVVSSLLVGALLASLVGGVLIDKYGRRAAIILSSCLLGLGSLVLILSLSYTTLIVGRIAIGVSISLSSIATCVYIAEIAPQHRRGLLVSLNELMIVIGILFAYISNYAFANVSHGWKYMFGLVIPLGVLQAIAMYFLPPSPRFLVMKGHEEAASKVLGKLRAISDTTEELTVIKSSLKDEYQYSFWDLFRSKDNMRARVMIGLTLVFFVQVTGQPNILFYASTVLKSVGFQSNEAASLASTGVGVVKVISTIPATLLVDHVGSKTFLCVGSSVMAVSLVTMGTVNLKIHVNFTNICRHHSPINQSLDESVFYGPGNLSASNDSLRESFKGMTSHSRSSLMPTRNDMDKRGEMTLASSPNAGLSQTEYQMVTDAADVPAFLKWLSLASLLVYVAAFSIGLGPNLIGLPWVCFIYTIMSLASLVFVIVFIPETKGCSLEQISMELAKENRKKPRSLWSFRSSENVSGDGWGGLTDFGFHSKRNRKLLRNYVKNNICFMSHHQEELVPKPLQKRKPQEQFSESKKLRGRRQPM